A genomic segment from Verrucomicrobiia bacterium encodes:
- a CDS encoding AAA family ATPase, whose product MNNPSIRYVPMPPTVKHPNGHILPLKDRVLVVVGANGSGKTRFGAWLDSRDAKLHHRVGAHRSLVFPERVQPRDYQEAELRLFSGHHSITDFAHHRLHTRWQNKPATALLADFEPLVTLMVSESFTVSDKYRVTMQAENQYVAPPVTRLDVVKKIWETILPSRELIITGTRIEARNRKDSKSYHAKEMSDGERGIFHLIGEALSAPKNGVFIVDEPELHLHRAIQSRLWDAVEVARADCTFVYITHDLGFAASRKDATKVWLREYTNDKWDWEEVPETDAFPESMLLEVMGSRRPVLFVEGERDNLDYFIYGKVFPQYTVVPCGSCEVVIHSTRSFAAMAELHHNTCGGLVDNDGRSEADIQMLNKLGVAVLPVALVENLFLVEPVLRLAATKLGRNPDETAAQVKSRVLESLKRNSVQVISNLTRQEMEMKLRRIGKGEDGAEALATAFTSACAAINPTEIYKRWETEIGRVSTDNDFSAALRYYKIKGLASEAGAVFALKYSDQIMRWLRSENAQEFIEALQTVVPKPAI is encoded by the coding sequence ATGAACAACCCTTCCATTCGCTATGTTCCCATGCCACCAACGGTCAAGCATCCGAACGGGCACATCCTACCTCTAAAAGACCGTGTGCTCGTCGTTGTTGGAGCGAATGGGTCTGGTAAAACACGTTTTGGAGCTTGGCTCGATTCCAGAGATGCGAAATTGCATCACCGCGTCGGGGCACATCGATCTCTGGTTTTTCCTGAGCGAGTCCAGCCTAGAGATTATCAGGAAGCAGAACTCAGGTTGTTTTCGGGCCATCACTCCATTACGGACTTCGCGCATCATCGCCTCCACACCAGATGGCAAAACAAACCAGCGACGGCTTTACTCGCCGACTTCGAACCTTTGGTTACGCTCATGGTTTCCGAAAGTTTTACGGTCAGCGACAAATATCGCGTCACGATGCAGGCGGAAAACCAATATGTTGCTCCTCCAGTGACGAGGTTGGATGTGGTAAAAAAGATCTGGGAGACAATCCTGCCTTCGCGCGAGTTGATTATTACTGGCACCCGAATCGAAGCACGAAACCGGAAAGACTCCAAATCCTATCACGCCAAGGAAATGAGCGACGGGGAACGGGGAATTTTTCATTTAATTGGCGAGGCTTTAAGCGCGCCGAAGAATGGTGTCTTTATTGTAGATGAGCCGGAGTTGCACCTTCACCGAGCGATTCAATCGCGGCTTTGGGACGCTGTCGAGGTTGCCAGAGCGGATTGCACATTTGTTTACATCACTCACGATCTTGGCTTCGCCGCGTCACGAAAAGACGCAACAAAAGTTTGGCTGCGTGAATACACAAATGACAAATGGGATTGGGAAGAAGTCCCTGAAACAGACGCGTTTCCCGAATCGATGCTTCTGGAAGTAATGGGAAGCCGCCGCCCAGTTCTTTTCGTTGAAGGAGAGCGTGACAACCTGGACTACTTCATCTACGGCAAAGTCTTTCCTCAATACACAGTTGTGCCATGCGGCTCGTGCGAGGTTGTCATACACTCAACGCGGAGTTTTGCTGCAATGGCGGAACTGCATCACAATACTTGCGGCGGCCTAGTTGATAATGATGGTCGTTCGGAGGCTGACATCCAGATGCTTAATAAGCTCGGTGTAGCGGTGCTTCCTGTCGCGCTCGTCGAAAACCTGTTTCTCGTTGAGCCTGTTCTAAGGCTTGCCGCGACTAAGCTTGGTCGAAACCCAGACGAGACAGCGGCACAGGTTAAATCCCGTGTGCTGGAATCACTGAAAAGAAACAGTGTCCAAGTCATTTCAAACTTAACCCGACAAGAAATGGAGATGAAGCTCCGGCGCATTGGTAAAGGTGAGGATGGGGCAGAAGCGTTAGCAACTGCTTTTACGAGCGCATGCGCCGCCATCAATCCAACCGAGATTTACAAAAGGTGGGAAACCGAGATTGGCCGTGTGAGTACAGACAATGATTTCAGCGCGGCTCTCCGCTATTACAAAATTAAAGGTTTGGCCTCAGAAGCAGGCGCAGTCTTCGCGCTCAAATATTCTGACCAGATTATGCGATGGCTTCGGAGCGAGAACGCACAAGAATTCATTGAAGCTTTGCAAACAGTAGTTCCAAAGCCCGCCATCTAA
- a CDS encoding SLATT domain-containing protein: MTKPDLLKHIADTAYNVGFGAKKHFATYDITDKVPAVIGFASTAIGIFSLFVDWLATKVFSAAFIVLGVLGISIALYDHKKAEYAEVGQKLTQLFNKLKALYFNVKAAKDADLPELERQLAALEEEYGKTGISDQILFSGWFAHYKFFWEHQIDWINEQKHFKFFRDKLPLSFTLSVGVIVAAVIVLLVICWLRTPVVTP, encoded by the coding sequence ATGACAAAGCCAGATTTGTTGAAGCATATCGCTGACACCGCTTACAATGTTGGGTTCGGTGCGAAGAAACATTTTGCCACATACGACATTACAGACAAAGTGCCAGCAGTCATTGGCTTTGCTTCAACTGCAATCGGCATTTTTTCGCTTTTCGTTGATTGGCTAGCAACGAAGGTTTTTTCAGCGGCGTTCATCGTGCTGGGTGTTTTGGGAATCAGCATTGCGCTATACGACCACAAAAAGGCGGAGTATGCGGAGGTTGGCCAGAAGCTGACTCAACTTTTTAACAAACTGAAGGCGCTCTACTTCAATGTCAAAGCAGCCAAAGATGCAGATTTGCCCGAATTGGAGCGGCAGTTGGCGGCACTCGAAGAGGAATACGGTAAAACCGGAATCAGCGATCAGATTCTTTTCAGCGGTTGGTTCGCTCACTACAAATTCTTTTGGGAACACCAGATTGACTGGATTAACGAACAAAAGCATTTTAAGTTCTTTCGGGACAAACTTCCCCTCAGCTTCACATTGAGTGTTGGAGTTATTGTCGCAGCGGTGATTGTTCTCCTCGTTATCTGTTGGCTTCGAACGCCAGTCGTGACTCCATGA
- a CDS encoding nucleotidyltransferase, with product MSVADMFSVFLGNLVIQNTETISLRYGELTAALNKKFRDTESKTANVLQVGSFGRNTGIDGISDLDMLYIMPKGEWNTYKDGRQLKLLQDVKAAVVTRYPATDVRVDRLVVTVTYADFHVEIQPVFEQDDGSYKYPDTKDEGSWKITKPREEMEAVTKLDNAKNLNLKRLCKMARAWKNKHGLGMSGLLIDTLAYNFLESTKDYDGRSYLYYDLLSRDFFKYLGEQPEQDRYAAPGSGQHVKVRKKFQRKARKAHRLCLAAIEAQDKKQKNVNEKWKKVYGRQFPAAAEAVEEAKTAMASATWRNTEEFIEDLFPVDIRYTLKLDCDVKQRGFLERRLREMIAYHIPLLANKDLNFSVVQNTVPPPYELKWKVLNRGEEAQKRDCIRGEIVDDKGHQQKTETTNFKGDHVVECYAIKNGVVVAKDRIHVPITTNT from the coding sequence ATGTCCGTAGCTGACATGTTTAGTGTTTTTCTCGGCAACCTCGTAATCCAGAACACGGAGACGATCAGTCTTCGCTACGGCGAGCTAACAGCCGCGCTCAATAAAAAGTTCCGAGACACGGAATCCAAAACAGCGAACGTCCTTCAAGTTGGTTCATTCGGAAGGAATACAGGTATTGATGGCATCTCTGACTTGGACATGCTTTACATCATGCCGAAAGGAGAGTGGAACACTTACAAGGACGGGCGGCAGCTAAAGCTTTTGCAGGACGTAAAAGCTGCGGTAGTCACCCGGTATCCCGCAACAGATGTTCGTGTGGACCGCTTGGTCGTGACGGTTACATACGCAGACTTCCATGTCGAAATTCAGCCGGTGTTTGAACAGGACGACGGAAGCTATAAATATCCGGACACGAAAGACGAAGGTAGTTGGAAAATAACCAAGCCGCGCGAAGAAATGGAGGCCGTTACCAAGCTGGATAACGCCAAGAATTTGAATTTGAAGCGGCTCTGCAAAATGGCGCGAGCATGGAAGAATAAACACGGCTTGGGAATGAGCGGCCTTTTAATCGATACACTAGCCTACAATTTTCTGGAAAGCACAAAAGATTACGACGGTCGCAGCTACCTTTACTACGACTTGCTTAGCCGAGATTTTTTTAAGTATTTGGGTGAGCAGCCGGAACAGGATCGTTACGCAGCGCCGGGCAGTGGCCAGCATGTAAAGGTCAGGAAGAAGTTTCAACGAAAGGCAAGAAAGGCGCATCGCCTCTGCCTTGCAGCGATTGAAGCGCAGGACAAGAAACAGAAAAATGTTAATGAAAAGTGGAAAAAAGTCTATGGGCGGCAGTTCCCGGCTGCTGCCGAGGCAGTTGAGGAGGCCAAAACGGCAATGGCATCCGCCACCTGGCGAAATACTGAGGAATTCATTGAAGACCTTTTTCCCGTCGACATTCGCTACACGCTGAAACTTGACTGTGATGTGAAACAAAGGGGATTTCTTGAGCGTCGGCTTCGAGAAATGATTGCGTATCATATTCCATTGCTGGCGAACAAGGATCTGAATTTCAGTGTTGTCCAAAACACTGTGCCTCCACCTTATGAGCTTAAATGGAAAGTGCTCAATCGAGGCGAAGAGGCACAAAAAAGAGACTGCATTCGAGGCGAAATTGTTGATGACAAGGGCCATCAACAAAAAACCGAAACGACAAACTTTAAGGGTGATCATGTCGTTGAATGTTACGCCATCAAAAACGGAGTCGTTGTTGCGAAGGATCGCATACACGTCCCAATTACTACTAACACATGA
- a CDS encoding restriction endonuclease subunit S — protein sequence MKVDELPFSELLSDVVDNRGKTCPTAEKGIPLIATNCIRNELLYPTYEKARYVSQETYDTWFRGHPRPGDILFVNKATPGRVCLVPDPVDFCIAQDMVAIRADEKKVYPKFLFAVLRSPAVQSQIEQMHVGTLIPHFKKGDFDKLLLQIPERKVQEFIGDLYFTLSAKIELNRRMNETLEALAQTLFKSWFVPAGRSLGEGGDATQSALPKGWRETTLGEVAENASNTFDFSEVSDVVFVNTGDVLCGDFLHSNRSSKIGLPGQAKKAIRRNDILFSEIRPGNRRYAYVDFDPVDYVVSTKFMVVRAFETIEPRILYQLLTSAEALKEFQIEAESRSGTFPQITFDSIKRFKITLPPIEFQRRFVSQVTPLDERIKANKEESRTLAALRDALLPKLLSGELRVPAELVETTA from the coding sequence ATGAAAGTTGACGAGCTTCCATTCTCTGAACTCCTCAGCGATGTGGTGGACAACCGAGGAAAGACTTGCCCCACCGCAGAAAAAGGAATTCCGCTCATTGCGACAAATTGTATTCGGAACGAATTGCTCTACCCGACTTACGAGAAGGCACGATATGTGTCGCAGGAAACCTACGACACATGGTTTCGCGGGCATCCGCGACCGGGCGACATACTTTTTGTAAACAAGGCGACGCCTGGAAGGGTTTGCCTCGTTCCCGACCCTGTAGATTTCTGCATTGCTCAAGACATGGTCGCAATTCGAGCGGACGAGAAGAAAGTTTATCCCAAATTCCTTTTCGCTGTGCTGCGCTCGCCCGCTGTTCAATCACAGATTGAACAAATGCACGTTGGCACGCTCATCCCTCACTTTAAGAAAGGTGATTTCGACAAACTGTTGCTCCAAATCCCCGAGCGCAAGGTGCAGGAGTTCATCGGCGATTTGTATTTCACGCTGTCCGCAAAGATTGAGTTGAACCGGCGGATGAACGAGACGCTGGAGGCGCTGGCCCAGACCCTGTTCAAATCCTGGTTCGTGCCTGCCGGCCGTAGCCTTGGCGAAGGCGGGGACGCCACTCAATCCGCCCTCCCCAAAGGCTGGCGCGAAACAACTCTCGGAGAAGTTGCAGAGAATGCTTCAAATACATTCGATTTCTCGGAAGTGTCAGACGTTGTTTTTGTGAATACCGGCGACGTGCTGTGCGGTGACTTTTTGCACTCTAACCGCAGTTCGAAGATCGGTCTGCCGGGACAGGCGAAGAAAGCCATCCGCAGGAACGATATTTTGTTTAGTGAGATTCGCCCCGGCAATCGCCGATACGCGTATGTGGATTTTGATCCGGTTGATTACGTCGTATCCACGAAGTTCATGGTGGTTCGCGCTTTTGAAACGATTGAGCCGAGAATTCTGTATCAGCTTTTGACTTCGGCGGAGGCGTTGAAGGAATTTCAAATTGAAGCTGAGTCTCGCTCGGGAACATTCCCGCAAATCACGTTCGATTCCATCAAACGGTTCAAAATCACCCTGCCGCCGATTGAGTTCCAAAGAAGATTTGTCAGCCAAGTGACGCCACTGGATGAGCGCATCAAGGCGAACAAAGAAGAATCCCGCACCCTCGCCGCGTTGCGGGACGCGCTGCTGCCCAAGCTGCTCTCGGGCGAGTTGCGCGTGCCTGCTGAACTTGTTGAGACTACCGCATGA
- a CDS encoding glycoside hydrolase family 2 TIM barrel-domain containing protein gives MRNFLFVVLSLACCIASAREVTSLNENWLFQKGEIDNAQQPALETSSWQKVSLPHSWGWEEAQRGSNYYRAPGWYRRFLDIVPARGKRYFVRFGAAGSVADVYLNGRHLGHHRGAFGSFCFEITRALTNSGPNILAVRVSNAVEHDIAPLSGDFCVFGGLYRGANLIETSDVNVTPTDHGSPGVAWLQTKVGGDEAILDVTAQVSNGTRNNRPITFSAIVLDHNGKRVAAAEKQVTLVPGVTVPLSIRVNVPNPHLWNGVKDPYLYRAIIELRSSDGVVDSVEQPLGLRHYSLDKDKGFFLNGKPYHLHGVNRHQDRFNKGWALSVEDEKEDLGLILELGANVVRCAHYQHSESFYSLCDKAGLLVWAEIPQVDRIGTDPRFPETSRNQLTDLIRQNINHPSIFAWSLYNELRPNNPDPHRLLQDLHHFAKAEDPTRPTIAATCTERLPQMNTITDWLGWNIYPGWYQDWEPLELFGKVIDDRRWTAREGSFCMSEYGAGANVEQHEQNPKPPIANGQWHPEEYQNVFHEHAWAELKARPYVWGTFVWAMFDFTSYWRKEGGVLGRNDKGLVTGDRKVKKDAFYFYKANWTEEPMVYITSRRFTERTNAVTDVKVYSNARSVELLVNGRAAGNRSDATNAVFVWKAVQLNPGENRIQARGAGVQDEVSWNLQAP, from the coding sequence ATGCGAAATTTTCTTTTCGTTGTGCTGTCGCTGGCTTGCTGCATTGCATCGGCGCGGGAAGTCACCAGCCTGAACGAGAACTGGCTTTTCCAAAAAGGCGAAATTGATAACGCCCAGCAGCCCGCCCTGGAGACTTCATCATGGCAGAAGGTCTCGCTTCCGCACTCATGGGGTTGGGAGGAGGCACAACGGGGATCCAACTATTATCGCGCTCCGGGATGGTATCGCCGATTCCTCGACATCGTTCCAGCGCGAGGCAAACGCTACTTTGTTCGTTTCGGCGCCGCAGGTTCCGTTGCGGACGTGTACCTGAACGGACGCCACCTTGGTCATCACCGCGGCGCGTTCGGTTCGTTTTGTTTTGAGATCACGCGAGCCTTGACCAACAGCGGCCCGAACATTCTCGCAGTTCGCGTAAGCAATGCCGTCGAGCACGATATAGCCCCTTTGAGCGGCGATTTTTGCGTGTTCGGCGGTCTTTATCGCGGCGCGAACCTGATCGAAACTTCCGATGTGAATGTGACGCCCACGGACCACGGGTCGCCGGGGGTGGCGTGGCTGCAAACCAAGGTCGGCGGCGACGAAGCGATTCTCGATGTCACTGCGCAGGTCTCAAATGGAACTCGCAACAACCGGCCGATCACATTTTCCGCAATCGTTCTCGATCACAATGGAAAACGTGTTGCGGCTGCGGAAAAGCAAGTGACGCTTGTCCCGGGCGTCACGGTTCCGTTGTCGATCCGCGTGAACGTTCCAAACCCGCACCTGTGGAATGGCGTCAAGGACCCTTACCTTTACCGCGCAATAATCGAACTCCGTTCCTCCGACGGAGTAGTTGATTCCGTGGAACAACCGCTCGGGTTGCGGCATTACTCGCTCGACAAGGACAAGGGCTTCTTCCTCAACGGCAAGCCCTATCACCTTCATGGCGTCAACCGGCATCAGGATCGGTTCAACAAAGGTTGGGCATTGTCGGTTGAGGATGAGAAGGAGGATCTCGGACTCATCCTGGAACTGGGCGCGAATGTGGTTCGTTGCGCGCATTACCAGCACAGTGAAAGTTTTTACAGTTTGTGTGACAAGGCAGGATTGCTGGTGTGGGCGGAAATCCCGCAGGTCGACCGCATTGGCACCGATCCGCGCTTTCCGGAAACCTCGCGCAATCAACTCACCGATCTCATACGTCAAAACATCAACCATCCATCGATCTTCGCCTGGAGCCTTTACAACGAACTCCGGCCGAACAATCCCGATCCGCACCGATTGCTGCAGGATCTGCATCATTTTGCAAAGGCTGAGGATCCGACCCGGCCAACGATTGCCGCGACTTGCACGGAACGGCTGCCTCAGATGAACACCATCACGGATTGGCTGGGTTGGAACATTTATCCCGGCTGGTACCAGGATTGGGAGCCGCTGGAGCTTTTCGGCAAGGTGATCGATGATCGTCGTTGGACGGCGCGGGAGGGGAGTTTCTGCATGAGCGAGTACGGCGCAGGCGCCAACGTGGAACAGCACGAACAGAATCCAAAACCTCCGATCGCGAACGGACAATGGCATCCAGAAGAATACCAGAACGTCTTCCACGAACACGCATGGGCGGAGTTGAAGGCGCGTCCGTACGTGTGGGGAACGTTCGTATGGGCGATGTTCGACTTCACGAGCTACTGGCGAAAGGAGGGCGGGGTTTTAGGCAGGAATGACAAGGGTCTCGTGACTGGCGACCGCAAGGTTAAGAAAGACGCGTTTTACTTTTACAAGGCGAACTGGACGGAGGAGCCGATGGTCTATATCACGAGCCGCCGTTTCACGGAACGCACGAATGCGGTCACTGACGTTAAGGTCTATTCAAACGCGAGATCGGTGGAGTTGCTGGTCAATGGCCGCGCCGCCGGAAACCGCTCGGACGCGACGAATGCTGTATTCGTGTGGAAGGCAGTCCAGTTGAATCCGGGTGAGAATCGGATTCAGGCCCGGGGCGCGGGAGTGCAGGATGAAGTGAGCTGGAACCTGCAGGCACCGTAG
- a CDS encoding lactonase family protein, with protein sequence MNRFFSFLLLLACGFSAAAEEFHVYFGTYTRGESRGIYRSRFDSKEGTLTSPELAAEIQNPSFLAMHPSAKTLYAAGELDSGGSVTAFSVNATSGALTRLNQESSGGRGPCHVSINHAGTAALVANYGGGSISLLPLRPDGTIAPASSTIQHNGSSVHSRQAAAHAHFITASPDDRFAHVCDLGLDQIVSYSFRAASNSDPIQLSSTAVQRARTKPGAGPRHLAFSPDGKCVYVINELNNTVSVFHYDSSNGAMSEVQSISSLPESFTSESTAAGIAVHPSGKFVYASNRGHDSIAVFAVEPAGKLRFVAHQTAGIRTPRHFVVDPTGHWMLVENQSGNSVVVFGIDLATGTLKRSSNSMAVASPVCAVFVRCE encoded by the coding sequence ATGAATCGGTTTTTCAGTTTCCTCCTGCTTCTTGCCTGCGGTTTTTCTGCAGCGGCTGAGGAGTTCCATGTTTATTTCGGCACCTACACCAGGGGAGAAAGCCGCGGCATCTACCGCTCACGATTCGATTCCAAGGAAGGCACCCTGACATCGCCGGAGCTCGCGGCAGAGATTCAGAATCCAAGTTTTCTTGCAATGCATCCGTCCGCGAAAACCCTGTATGCAGCGGGAGAGCTCGACTCCGGCGGGTCGGTCACCGCCTTTTCAGTGAACGCCACGTCGGGCGCCTTGACGCGGCTCAATCAGGAGAGTTCGGGCGGAAGAGGGCCGTGTCATGTTTCCATCAATCATGCAGGGACGGCGGCTCTCGTCGCAAACTACGGCGGAGGCAGCATTTCGTTGTTGCCGCTGCGCCCCGACGGAACCATCGCACCCGCCAGTTCGACGATTCAGCATAATGGATCGAGTGTGCATTCCCGCCAAGCGGCTGCACACGCGCATTTCATCACAGCCTCGCCAGATGATCGATTTGCGCACGTCTGTGACCTGGGTCTGGATCAAATCGTGTCATACAGCTTCCGGGCTGCGTCGAACAGCGATCCCATTCAACTGTCCTCTACCGCTGTCCAAAGGGCGAGAACGAAACCGGGCGCAGGACCGCGTCATCTCGCGTTTTCCCCGGACGGGAAGTGCGTCTATGTGATCAACGAACTGAATAACACGGTGTCAGTTTTCCATTACGATTCATCCAACGGGGCGATGTCTGAAGTGCAAAGCATCTCCAGCCTTCCGGAATCGTTCACAAGCGAGAGCACAGCGGCTGGAATCGCGGTTCATCCATCCGGGAAATTTGTGTATGCATCCAACCGCGGGCACGACAGCATCGCCGTATTCGCGGTTGAGCCTGCAGGCAAGCTGCGATTCGTTGCGCATCAAACGGCCGGAATTCGAACGCCGCGACATTTTGTGGTCGATCCGACCGGGCATTGGATGCTGGTGGAAAATCAGTCTGGGAATTCGGTTGTGGTGTTCGGGATTGATCTGGCGACGGGAACGTTGAAACGTTCGAGCAATTCAATGGCAGTCGCCTCTCCGGTTTGCGCGGTGTTCGTTCGTTGCGAATAA